The following proteins come from a genomic window of Yinghuangia sp. ASG 101:
- a CDS encoding bifunctional acetate--CoA ligase family protein/GNAT family N-acetyltransferase, with protein MEPTEPQAPRAPDDAAFPAHWEADVVLRDGSTAHLRPVGPHDADRLVAFYGRVSAESKYLRFFSPYPRLSDRDVRRFTHHDWVDRVGLGLFVGGDMVAIVRYDRIGPDGRAVRTGPRGRSSTAEVAFLVQDDQQGRGVASVLLEHIAAVARERGIRRFIADVLPANRRMMHVFTEAGYTQQSAFEDGVVRLTLDLQPTDSSTAVMLAREHRAEARSTARLLNPRSVAVIGAGRREGTVGNTLLRDLAASGFTGPVYAVNPAAGNTPVEGVPAYPTVADIPGEVDLAIVAVPAPEVQRVVEDCGRHGVHGLVVVSSGFAETGDPEGRERQRRLVRTARSHGMRVIGPNCLGLLNTDPAVSVNASLAPRMPRRGRVGMFAQSGALGIAILESTVDRGIGLSTFVSAGNRADVSGNDLLQYWEDDPATDVVLLHLESLGNPRKFTRLARRVSRRKPVVVVKSLRHAGGVPRGHGTRALTLPDHAVDSLFRQAGVIRVPTVAEMFDVAQLLAYQPLPAGDRVAIVGNSDSLGLLTQDACTSASLEPLRPVDLTTAATAEDFRTALGRVIASPDADAVVAVFIPPLSTHGDEVAGVLGEMADRAAEAGKPLLATYLAHEGLPDQLRRLDADGVPARGSVPSYPAPENAVRALAEVVRYAAWRRRPVGGIVAFADTDAEAARGLVRARLGGADAAGLSPAEAGELLGCYGIRPLPAVRVDSEDAAVDAAALLGYPVVLKTIAEHLRHRVDLDGVRLDLGTEVGLRRAFRRMAARLGGPDQARLVVQRMAPRGVATTVGVTYDESFGAMLHFGLAGPASELLGDVAHRAVPATDKDVADLVRDIRAAPVLFGYRGAPPVDVAALEELLLRLSALADDLPQVTSVVLDPVVVTEEGLSVLDARVRLSRPPARTDLGPRSMRKPL; from the coding sequence GTGGAGCCCACCGAACCGCAGGCGCCCCGGGCGCCGGACGACGCGGCCTTCCCCGCGCACTGGGAGGCCGACGTCGTGCTGCGCGACGGCTCGACCGCACACCTGCGCCCGGTCGGCCCCCACGACGCCGACCGCCTGGTCGCGTTCTACGGGCGCGTCTCCGCCGAATCCAAGTACCTGCGCTTCTTCTCGCCCTACCCCCGGCTCTCCGACCGCGACGTGCGCCGCTTCACCCACCACGACTGGGTCGACCGCGTCGGCCTCGGCCTGTTCGTCGGCGGCGACATGGTGGCGATCGTGCGCTACGACCGCATCGGGCCGGACGGCCGCGCGGTCCGCACCGGGCCGCGCGGGCGCTCGTCGACCGCCGAGGTCGCCTTCCTCGTCCAGGACGACCAACAGGGCCGCGGCGTCGCGTCCGTCCTGCTGGAACACATCGCCGCGGTCGCCCGCGAGCGCGGCATCCGGCGCTTCATCGCCGACGTCCTGCCCGCCAACCGGCGCATGATGCACGTCTTCACCGAGGCCGGCTACACCCAGCAGTCCGCGTTCGAGGACGGCGTCGTTCGGCTCACCCTCGACCTCCAGCCCACCGACAGCTCCACCGCCGTCATGCTCGCCCGCGAACACCGCGCCGAGGCCCGCTCGACGGCCCGGCTGCTCAATCCCCGCTCGGTCGCCGTGATCGGCGCCGGCCGCCGCGAGGGCACCGTCGGCAACACGCTCCTGCGCGACCTCGCGGCGAGCGGGTTCACCGGGCCGGTGTACGCGGTGAACCCCGCCGCCGGAAACACACCCGTCGAAGGCGTTCCCGCGTACCCGACCGTCGCCGACATCCCCGGCGAGGTCGACCTCGCGATCGTCGCCGTCCCCGCCCCCGAGGTGCAGCGGGTCGTGGAGGACTGCGGCCGGCACGGCGTCCACGGCCTCGTCGTCGTCTCGTCGGGCTTCGCCGAGACCGGCGACCCCGAGGGGCGCGAACGCCAGCGCCGCCTCGTCCGCACCGCCCGCAGCCACGGCATGCGCGTCATCGGACCCAACTGCCTCGGGCTGCTCAATACGGACCCCGCGGTCAGCGTCAACGCCAGCCTCGCGCCGCGGATGCCGCGTCGCGGGCGGGTGGGGATGTTCGCGCAGTCGGGCGCCCTTGGCATCGCCATCCTGGAATCGACCGTCGACCGCGGCATCGGCCTGTCGACCTTCGTCTCCGCCGGCAACCGCGCCGACGTCTCCGGCAACGACCTCCTCCAGTACTGGGAGGACGACCCCGCGACCGACGTCGTGCTGCTGCACCTTGAATCCCTCGGCAACCCGCGTAAGTTCACGCGGCTCGCGCGCCGCGTCTCGCGGCGCAAGCCGGTCGTGGTCGTCAAGAGCCTGCGGCACGCCGGCGGCGTCCCGCGCGGCCACGGCACACGCGCGCTGACGCTGCCCGACCACGCGGTCGACTCGTTGTTCCGGCAGGCCGGGGTCATCCGCGTGCCCACGGTCGCGGAGATGTTCGACGTCGCGCAACTCCTCGCGTACCAGCCGCTGCCCGCCGGCGACCGCGTCGCCATCGTCGGCAACTCCGACTCGCTCGGGCTGCTCACCCAGGACGCGTGCACCAGCGCCAGCCTGGAGCCGCTGCGCCCGGTCGACCTGACCACCGCCGCGACGGCCGAGGACTTCCGCACGGCCCTCGGGCGCGTCATCGCGTCGCCGGACGCCGACGCGGTCGTCGCGGTCTTCATCCCGCCGCTGAGCACGCACGGCGACGAAGTGGCAGGCGTCCTCGGCGAGATGGCCGACCGGGCGGCCGAGGCGGGCAAACCGCTGCTGGCCACCTACCTCGCCCACGAGGGCCTGCCGGACCAGCTGCGCCGCCTCGACGCGGACGGCGTCCCGGCCCGCGGCTCGGTGCCGTCGTACCCCGCCCCCGAGAACGCCGTGCGCGCGCTCGCCGAAGTCGTGCGCTACGCGGCGTGGCGGCGGCGCCCGGTCGGCGGCATCGTCGCGTTCGCCGACACCGACGCGGAGGCGGCCCGCGGCCTCGTCCGAGCGCGTCTCGGCGGCGCCGACGCCGCCGGCCTGTCGCCTGCCGAGGCCGGCGAACTCCTGGGCTGCTACGGCATCCGCCCGCTGCCGGCGGTGCGCGTCGACAGCGAGGACGCCGCGGTCGACGCCGCCGCGCTGCTCGGCTACCCGGTCGTGCTCAAGACCATCGCCGAGCACCTGCGCCACCGCGTCGACCTCGACGGCGTACGCCTCGACCTCGGCACCGAAGTCGGCCTCCGCCGCGCGTTCCGGCGCATGGCCGCCCGGCTCGGCGGCCCCGACCAGGCGCGCCTCGTCGTCCAGCGCATGGCCCCGCGCGGCGTCGCCACCACGGTCGGGGTCACTTACGACGAGTCGTTCGGTGCGATGCTGCACTTCGGACTCGCCGGCCCCGCCTCGGAATTGCTCGGCGACGTCGCCCACCGCGCCGTACCCGCGACCGACAAGGACGTCGCGGACCTCGTACGCGACATCCGCGCGGCGCCGGTGCTGTTCGGCTACCGGGGGGCGCCGCCGGTCGACGTCGCGGCCTTGGAGGAGCTGCTGCTCCGGCTCTCCGCCCTCGCCGACGACCTGCCGCAGGTCACGTCGGTCGTGTTGGATCCGGTCGTGGTCACCGAGGAAGGCCTGAGCGTGCTCGACGCGCGCGTCCGGCTGTCGCGGCCACCGGCGCGCACGGATCTCGGCCCGCGGTCGATGCGCAAACCACTCTGA
- a CDS encoding VOC family protein: MSEVTSPYQRGVPCWVDMGSPDPRASLDFYRGVLGWAGEIGPEELGYYTNCTVRGKRVAGLMKLPDPGMPIAWTTYLAVDDAGAATTEARDAGATVVLPVMDVMDLGRMALLSDPTGAVVGLWQAGTHHGAELVNEPGAPVWNELMTRDGKAARDFYAAVFGYTYEDMSSEGFEYHVFLVDGRPTGGIMTLDANWPDEVPAHWAVTFSTDDTDAAADTVRNTGGSVTAEPSDSPYGRYASFKDPNGAMFSVMQNTEDAGETSAAP; the protein is encoded by the coding sequence ATGTCCGAAGTGACAAGCCCGTACCAGCGCGGGGTGCCGTGCTGGGTCGACATGGGCTCGCCCGATCCGCGCGCCTCGCTGGACTTCTACCGCGGCGTGCTGGGCTGGGCCGGCGAGATCGGGCCCGAGGAGCTTGGCTACTACACGAACTGCACGGTCCGGGGGAAGCGCGTCGCCGGGCTGATGAAGCTCCCCGACCCGGGCATGCCGATCGCCTGGACGACGTACCTCGCGGTCGACGACGCGGGCGCCGCCACCACCGAGGCGCGCGACGCCGGCGCGACCGTCGTGCTCCCGGTCATGGACGTCATGGACCTGGGCCGCATGGCTCTGCTGAGCGATCCGACGGGAGCCGTCGTCGGGCTGTGGCAGGCGGGCACGCACCACGGCGCCGAGCTGGTCAACGAGCCGGGCGCGCCGGTCTGGAACGAGCTGATGACGCGCGACGGCAAGGCCGCGCGGGATTTCTACGCGGCGGTGTTCGGCTACACGTACGAGGACATGAGCTCGGAGGGGTTCGAGTACCACGTGTTCCTGGTCGATGGTCGGCCCACCGGCGGCATCATGACCCTCGACGCCAACTGGCCCGACGAGGTCCCCGCGCACTGGGCGGTCACGTTCTCGACGGACGACACGGACGCCGCCGCGGACACGGTCCGGAACACGGGAGGGTCGGTGACCGCGGAGCCGAGCGATTCGCCGTACGGCCGGTACGCGAGCTTCAAGGACCCGAACGGCGCGATGTTCTCCGTCATGCAGAACACCGAGGACGCCGGCGAAACCTCCGCGGCACCGTGA
- a CDS encoding DUF5998 family protein, translating to MAKTTTSTQGLRTAIERSGYYPSLVADAVESTIGTEHVDAFLVHQETTFDSNEVRRHATVLVLTPGRFLVSHTDEHAPDDTSPTPYATTSTETVRIDRIESVVVSRVVGNPAEYVPGAAPREVVLTIGWGAVGRIDLEPAGCADPNCEVDHGYTGAMTADDLSLRVSEAADGSAAVERTLAFARRLSEAIAGVSGTDGGRGPSGSGR from the coding sequence ATGGCGAAGACCACCACCTCGACCCAGGGCCTGCGTACGGCCATTGAGCGCAGCGGCTACTACCCGAGCCTCGTCGCCGACGCGGTCGAGTCGACGATCGGGACCGAGCACGTCGACGCGTTCCTGGTGCACCAGGAGACGACGTTCGACTCCAACGAGGTCAGGCGGCACGCGACCGTCCTCGTGCTCACCCCCGGCCGTTTCCTGGTCAGCCACACCGACGAGCACGCCCCCGACGACACGTCGCCGACTCCGTACGCGACGACCTCCACCGAGACGGTCCGCATCGACCGCATCGAGTCGGTGGTCGTGAGCCGTGTGGTCGGCAACCCGGCGGAGTACGTCCCGGGCGCCGCGCCGCGCGAGGTTGTGCTCACCATCGGCTGGGGCGCGGTCGGTCGGATCGACCTCGAACCGGCCGGATGTGCCGACCCGAACTGCGAGGTGGACCACGGCTACACCGGCGCGATGACCGCCGACGACCTGTCGCTGCGGGTCAGCGAGGCGGCCGACGGCTCGGCCGCCGTCGAGCGCACGCTCGCGTTCGCCCGCAGGCTCTCCGAGGCCATCGCCGGGGTGTCGGGCACCGACGGGGGCCGGGGCCCGTCCGGTTCCGGCCGGTGA
- a CDS encoding sulfurtransferase — protein sequence MNPVIDTTELAAALRSPRPPVLLDVRWSLGGPPGIDAYRDGHLPGARFCDLEHDLSAAPGADGRHPLPDPEAFTAAMRRAGVSAGVPVVAYDGGDGMGSARAWWLLRYFGHGDVRVLDGGHAAWTSEGLPTTTDEPPSRTGDFTAAPGGMPLLDADDAAALARDGVLLDVRTAVRFRGENEPVDPVAGRIPGAVNAPEGANAGPGGLLRTPDELRERFAALGVRPGASVGAYCGSGVTASHTVLVLEYAGLPGAALYAASWSGWITDPERPVATGP from the coding sequence GTGAACCCAGTCATCGACACCACCGAACTCGCCGCCGCACTGCGCTCGCCGCGGCCTCCCGTCCTGCTCGACGTGCGCTGGAGCCTCGGCGGCCCGCCCGGCATCGACGCCTACCGCGACGGCCACCTGCCGGGGGCCCGCTTCTGCGACCTGGAGCACGACCTGTCCGCCGCCCCCGGCGCCGACGGACGCCACCCGCTGCCCGACCCCGAGGCCTTCACGGCGGCCATGCGCCGCGCGGGAGTCTCGGCCGGAGTCCCGGTCGTGGCGTACGACGGCGGCGACGGCATGGGCTCCGCGCGCGCGTGGTGGCTGCTGCGCTACTTCGGCCACGGCGACGTCCGCGTGCTCGACGGCGGCCACGCGGCCTGGACGTCGGAGGGTCTGCCGACCACCACCGACGAACCGCCGTCCCGCACCGGCGACTTCACCGCCGCACCGGGCGGAATGCCGCTCCTGGACGCCGACGACGCCGCCGCACTCGCCCGCGACGGCGTCCTGCTGGACGTCCGGACGGCGGTCCGCTTCCGCGGCGAGAACGAACCCGTCGACCCCGTCGCCGGGCGCATCCCCGGCGCGGTCAACGCCCCCGAGGGCGCGAACGCGGGCCCCGGCGGACTCCTGCGCACCCCCGACGAGCTGCGCGAACGGTTCGCCGCGCTCGGGGTGCGGCCGGGTGCGTCGGTCGGCGCCTACTGCGGCTCGGGGGTGACCGCGTCGCACACCGTGCTGGTCCTCGAATACGCGGGCCTGCCGGGCGCGGCGTTGTACGCGGCGTCCTGGAGCGGCTGGATCACCGATCCGGAGCGTCCGGTGGCAACCGGGCCGTGA
- the sepH gene encoding septation protein SepH, with the protein MTSAGTTREVPMPELRVVAVSNDGTRLVLKAADGTEFNLAIDERLRAAVRGDRARLGQIEIEVESQLRPRDIQARIRAGATAEEVAQLAGIPVDRVRRFEGPVLAERAFMAERARKTPIRRQGETTGPLLGEIVAERLHLRGADNESIQWDSWRRDDGSWEILLLYRAEGEMHSASWSFDPPRRLVTTNDDEARSLVGEPATGNEAPFPFRPRLASLPRNSSDDAITSLLDAVPGLRNEPSPPQREPMRIDVPAIGGERGRPLPAPVADEEEPEESAAAAAAGGAASSAGSAYENVLVPRVVAPHRDRLVGATDRQAEADGVRPGRRATVPSWDEIVFGSRRKKRD; encoded by the coding sequence GTGACGTCGGCAGGCACCACCCGGGAGGTCCCCATGCCCGAACTGCGTGTCGTGGCCGTCAGCAACGACGGCACACGGCTGGTGCTGAAGGCTGCCGACGGTACCGAGTTCAACCTTGCCATCGACGAGCGGCTGCGGGCCGCCGTGCGCGGCGACCGTGCGCGCCTCGGTCAGATCGAGATCGAAGTCGAAAGCCAACTGCGGCCCCGCGACATCCAGGCGCGTATAAGAGCCGGTGCGACCGCGGAAGAGGTCGCGCAGCTCGCCGGGATCCCGGTCGACCGCGTACGCCGGTTCGAGGGCCCCGTCCTCGCCGAGCGCGCGTTCATGGCCGAGCGCGCCCGCAAGACCCCCATCCGCCGCCAAGGCGAGACCACCGGCCCGCTGCTGGGCGAGATCGTCGCCGAGCGGCTGCACCTGCGCGGCGCCGACAACGAGTCGATCCAGTGGGACTCGTGGCGGCGTGACGACGGCAGCTGGGAGATCCTGCTCCTCTACCGCGCCGAAGGCGAAATGCACTCGGCGAGCTGGAGCTTCGACCCGCCACGGCGCCTGGTGACCACCAACGACGACGAGGCCCGGTCGCTCGTCGGCGAGCCCGCGACGGGCAACGAGGCCCCGTTCCCGTTCCGCCCGCGCCTCGCGTCGCTGCCCCGCAACAGCAGCGACGACGCGATCACGAGCCTGCTGGACGCGGTCCCGGGGCTGCGCAACGAACCGAGCCCGCCGCAGCGCGAGCCGATGCGCATCGACGTGCCGGCGATCGGCGGCGAGCGCGGTCGCCCGCTGCCCGCCCCCGTGGCGGACGAAGAGGAGCCCGAGGAGTCGGCCGCTGCCGCCGCCGCGGGAGGCGCCGCGTCGTCCGCCGGTTCCGCGTACGAGAACGTCCTGGTGCCCCGCGTCGTCGCGCCGCACCGGGACCGGCTCGTCGGCGCGACCGACCGCCAGGCCGAGGCCGACGGCGTGCGGCCCGGCCGCCGCGCGACGGTGCCGAGTTGGGACGAGATCGTCTTCGGCAGCCGCCGCAAGAAGCGCGACTGA
- a CDS encoding alkaline phosphatase family protein: MSAAESHPEAPPVPVPRYGTGALSDLLPSVTASLGMAGERNVLGLRETERAVVFLIDGLGWELLKANPDWAPFLSSLVPGAWGGRGEPLTAGFPATTATSLASFGTGLPPGAHGLLGYSVAIPGDARLMNQLRWDPYVPPREWQPHTPLMERAAAAGITVAQVSDPLFERTPLTQVALQGGTYVGCAFGEPRVQGVLDQLAAPGPVLVYTYLSELDKAGHGNGVDSDAWRVELARADGLVRLLAEQLPPGTSLYVTADHGMVDVPMADRIDVDTDPELSAGVALLGGEGRARHVYAVPGAASDVLAIWQDVLADSCWVLSRDEAVAAGWFGEVEDRVYFRIGDVVAAPWANVAIVATRKEPNESRMVGLHGSMTPDEQLVPLLEVHT, encoded by the coding sequence GTGAGCGCCGCCGAAAGCCACCCCGAGGCACCGCCCGTCCCCGTCCCGCGCTACGGCACCGGGGCGCTGTCCGACCTCCTCCCGTCGGTCACGGCGTCGCTCGGCATGGCCGGTGAGCGCAACGTGCTCGGCCTGCGCGAGACCGAGCGCGCCGTCGTGTTCCTCATCGACGGGCTGGGCTGGGAGCTGCTGAAGGCCAACCCCGACTGGGCGCCGTTCCTCAGCTCGCTGGTCCCCGGCGCGTGGGGCGGCCGGGGCGAGCCGCTGACCGCGGGTTTCCCCGCCACGACCGCGACGAGCCTCGCGTCGTTCGGGACGGGCCTGCCGCCGGGCGCGCACGGGCTGCTCGGCTACAGCGTCGCGATCCCCGGCGACGCGCGGCTGATGAACCAACTGCGGTGGGACCCGTACGTCCCGCCGCGCGAATGGCAGCCGCACACGCCCCTGATGGAGCGTGCCGCAGCCGCGGGCATCACGGTCGCCCAGGTGTCCGACCCGTTGTTCGAGCGGACGCCGCTGACGCAGGTGGCCCTCCAGGGCGGCACCTACGTCGGATGCGCGTTCGGCGAGCCCCGCGTGCAGGGCGTTCTCGACCAACTGGCCGCCCCCGGGCCGGTGCTGGTCTACACCTACCTAAGCGAGCTGGACAAGGCCGGGCACGGCAACGGCGTCGACTCGGACGCGTGGCGCGTCGAACTGGCTCGTGCGGACGGCCTCGTGCGCCTGCTGGCCGAGCAACTGCCCCCCGGGACCTCGCTCTACGTCACCGCCGACCACGGCATGGTCGACGTGCCCATGGCCGACCGCATCGACGTCGACACCGATCCCGAACTGTCCGCGGGCGTCGCCCTGCTCGGCGGCGAGGGCCGCGCCCGGCACGTGTACGCGGTGCCCGGCGCGGCCTCCGACGTCCTCGCGATCTGGCAGGACGTGCTGGCCGACAGCTGCTGGGTCCTGTCCCGCGACGAGGCGGTGGCCGCGGGCTGGTTCGGCGAGGTCGAGGACCGCGTGTACTTCCGGATCGGCGACGTCGTGGCGGCGCCGTGGGCGAACGTCGCCATCGTCGCGACGCGCAAGGAGCCCAACGAGTCGCGCATGGTCGGCCTGCACGGCTCGATGACACCGGACGAACAGCTCGTACCGCTGCTCGAAGTGCACACCTGA